The Chthoniobacterales bacterium genome includes a window with the following:
- a CDS encoding DEAD/DEAH box helicase, producing MQRVTSAQMLQIALDVPDLWQQEAVRALKAGEDVLVDAPTGAGKTRVFEIFVESGEAARRGQAVYTVPTRALANDKWREWRRRGWNVGIATGDLAVNIHAPVLVATLETQRERILARRAPAFLVIDEYQMLADPRRGLNYELALALCPPTTQLLLLSGSVRNPDDIAAWLQRLGRAVHLIRERVRPVPLEELPVENLPRVPDGITGFWPRLAAGAWLAGLTPLLIFAPRRAEAEKIARKIADALPLDNPISLRPEDERTLGRDLSRLIPKRVAFHHSGLSYAARAGWVETLAKNGHLRVVVATTGLAAGINFSVRSVLVADTTYHDGPFQRELRPDELLQMFGRAGRRGLDPKGVVLVARDSPRLGNAAPRQLRRVNELDWPTLLRVMEEAVAHHEPPLAAAAAVGERLFSRQKVSLGFDHAGDAPDAPGRFGPTREEFLDSTNTWQPARDAPERPAALGNCLARRDERWLPALRVAALAEKFGPGRLCKLPRERGFAYGKELIVGRRDADGRIRPQEGIRKTLHLREEDRFTDPEFLAVVAPLLDLGGARPLEIVSRGPMAALRLELDAISVPATFDAQQRALIDPPRRRVALAPETLYGNFRPRPGTPAHAWRKLGLVDSEGSPTARGRVFSRFQAGEGLMIAAALEDSSYDPAEIVRHLANLRGGYRFGREDRAGASERLAMTSRAAYGHEDYAGYLRTGLCEGYGEGAWEIIERHLAGKPIDAAEGGLRRGDVERAVLEWKSLLRHIIHAPDPEAPRWTELQAAAQACLAAHDTAPPPDFEPELPAGLNRRAVEQPIRLAALAD from the coding sequence GTGCAGCGCGTAACGTCCGCGCAGATGCTCCAGATCGCCCTCGATGTTCCCGACCTCTGGCAGCAGGAGGCCGTCCGCGCTCTCAAGGCCGGCGAGGATGTCCTTGTCGACGCGCCCACCGGCGCGGGAAAGACGCGCGTCTTCGAGATCTTCGTCGAATCGGGCGAGGCCGCGCGCCGGGGGCAGGCCGTCTACACCGTGCCGACCCGCGCCCTTGCGAACGACAAATGGCGCGAGTGGCGCCGCCGCGGCTGGAACGTCGGCATCGCCACCGGCGACCTCGCCGTGAACATCCACGCCCCCGTGCTCGTCGCCACGCTTGAGACCCAGCGCGAGCGCATCCTTGCCCGACGCGCGCCCGCGTTTCTCGTGATCGACGAATACCAGATGCTCGCCGATCCCCGGCGCGGCCTGAACTACGAACTCGCCCTCGCGCTCTGCCCGCCGACCACGCAGCTCCTGCTCCTGAGCGGCAGCGTGCGCAATCCCGACGACATCGCCGCCTGGCTGCAGCGCCTCGGGCGCGCCGTCCACCTCATTCGCGAGCGGGTGCGGCCCGTCCCGCTCGAGGAGCTGCCTGTCGAGAATCTCCCCCGCGTGCCCGACGGCATCACCGGGTTCTGGCCCCGCCTCGCCGCCGGCGCCTGGCTGGCCGGTCTCACCCCGCTCCTCATCTTTGCGCCGCGTCGCGCGGAAGCGGAAAAGATCGCTCGCAAGATCGCGGACGCCCTGCCGCTCGACAACCCGATCTCGCTCCGTCCCGAGGACGAGCGCACGCTCGGTCGCGATCTCTCCCGGTTGATCCCGAAGCGCGTCGCCTTCCACCACAGCGGCCTGTCCTACGCGGCGCGCGCCGGCTGGGTCGAGACCCTCGCAAAGAATGGCCATCTGCGCGTGGTCGTCGCCACGACGGGCCTCGCCGCGGGCATCAATTTCTCCGTGCGATCGGTGCTTGTCGCCGACACGACGTATCATGACGGCCCTTTCCAACGGGAGCTGCGGCCCGACGAGCTGCTGCAAATGTTCGGCCGGGCCGGACGCCGCGGCCTCGATCCGAAAGGCGTCGTCCTCGTTGCGCGGGACAGTCCTCGCCTCGGCAACGCCGCGCCGCGCCAGCTTCGTCGCGTCAACGAACTCGACTGGCCGACCCTGCTCCGCGTGATGGAGGAGGCCGTCGCACACCACGAACCTCCGCTCGCGGCCGCCGCCGCGGTGGGCGAGCGCCTTTTCAGTCGACAGAAGGTCAGCCTCGGGTTCGACCACGCCGGCGACGCTCCGGACGCGCCCGGGCGCTTCGGCCCGACCCGAGAAGAATTTCTCGACTCCACGAACACCTGGCAGCCGGCGCGCGACGCCCCCGAACGCCCCGCCGCGCTTGGCAACTGCCTCGCTCGCCGCGACGAGCGCTGGCTCCCCGCCCTTCGCGTCGCGGCCCTCGCCGAGAAGTTCGGTCCCGGCCGCCTCTGCAAACTCCCGCGCGAGCGAGGATTCGCCTATGGCAAGGAACTCATCGTCGGCAGACGCGACGCCGACGGCCGCATTCGCCCGCAGGAAGGAATTCGGAAAACCCTTCATCTTCGGGAGGAGGACCGCTTCACCGATCCGGAATTTCTTGCGGTCGTCGCGCCCCTGCTCGATCTCGGCGGAGCGCGCCCGCTGGAGATCGTCAGCCGCGGCCCGATGGCGGCGCTCCGCCTCGAGCTCGACGCCATCAGCGTCCCCGCCACCTTCGATGCGCAGCAACGGGCGTTGATCGATCCTCCCCGTCGCCGCGTCGCCCTTGCCCCGGAGACGCTCTATGGCAATTTCCGCCCGCGGCCTGGCACTCCCGCCCACGCCTGGCGCAAACTCGGCCTCGTCGATTCCGAAGGGAGCCCGACCGCGCGCGGCCGCGTGTTCAGCCGCTTCCAGGCCGGCGAGGGCCTCATGATCGCCGCCGCTCTGGAGGACTCGAGCTACGATCCGGCCGAAATTGTCCGCCATCTCGCGAACCTGCGGGGCGGTTATCGATTCGGCCGCGAGGATCGTGCCGGCGCGAGCGAGCGCCTGGCCATGACCTCGCGCGCCGCCTACGGCCACGAGGACTACGCGGGATATTTGCGCACCGGTCTCTGTGAAGGCTACGGAGAAGGCGCCTGGGAAATCATCGAGCGGCATCTTGCCGGGAAGCCGATCGACGCCGCCGAGGGCGGACTACGCCGCGGAGATGTCGAGCGCGCCGTGCTGGAATGGAAAAGTCTGCTCCGCCACATCATCCACGCACCCGATCCCGAGGCGCCGCGCTGGACGGAACTCCAGGCCGCCGCCCAGGCCTGTCTGGCGGCGCACGACACCGCACCGCCGCCGGATTTCGAGCCGGAGCTTCCCGCCGGCCTCAACCGGCGCGCCGTCGAGCAGCCGATCCGGCTCGCCGCGCTGGCGGATTAA